The sequence TCTCTtggctcctctggggttgtcctggttgtctgtaatgctcttcaaccacatggccacGGTCTTGGCTGGCACTTCCTCTGGATGAATACGAGCGGTGTCGTCAGCCCCAGAGTATAGCCACATgggatggtcacgggcctgaagaGGCTGGATGTGTCGACTGAGGAATACTTCCAGCAGGTCCATGCCAGTGACACCCTGATTGATCAGTTGGACCACTTTCTCAACCTACATCTTTGTCTCCATGttctcagcagcagtcactttcagtgaggaaggagtctggacacggtcaaaagtgaagtggggaaggccggtcgactgacctggagttgggaggtcctggcagtagaaccaggtcgactaccagcccctaaccgactcagggagagtcatggaagggaaagaactcctctgcctcttctggatacccaaacccccacacatcttaatgacatgggttttctcgtcactCGTTTTCGCTTTCTTCACCGACTAGGAACGGATGGTGACAATGTGTTTGAAAAGACTCCAGTGCGGTCGATACTCCAAAAAGTTTTCACACATCAACACGAACGCGGCAAGgtacgtgatggtattgggagaaaaatgatggagttgggcaccgaagaagttcaagaagccccgGAAGAAGGGGTGCGGGGGAAGCGAGAAGCCCCAGTCTacgtgggtggcgagcagtacacactcacccggtcgaggctgcgGCTCCATCTCCCCCTCAGGCAGCCTTGCCGCACCCTTGGCAATCAGCCCGGATTCCACCAGCTCATCCAGATCCTCCTGCCGGAGCGAAGACCAGATCCAATCGCCCTAGATCCAGCCTGGCGGCAACCCCGAGCGCGATGACGACCCGTGGTtctgcttcttgcccttcgccgccccgtcgccttcttcgcgcgttccagcgccgctgtCTTGTCTttcaccatggtggcggagcggcggcggcgagagcagaggagccggatgcggtggagaaggagaggaagaagaaagaaaaacagaCGCGCACAGTGCAGGCGCCTCGGCTCCATCGCCTTATAaagggccgcttccgagtggctgacgcgtggaaccgggcaatcctgtcaaatcccgcaacagtcgcgcgcaatGTACGTGGCGAAAAGGTGGCACAGAGATCGAGGTGCTATTGTTTATCCGTTCCGCTTATTTCGGCgcgccccgtcccgcgcgcttccctgaaattttgtatcccgtgaaatccgggatacactgttatcaatcgcgccaaagattctgCACCCCAAGACAACACTCGGCAGATGATGCTACAAGTTCATTCGGCAactctctgaatggatcaaggcgactgaatcaaTGCTGAAGTACCAACGTAAGCCTTTCGTCCTGCGTAAAACACTCGCAAGACGCAAAGCTCGgaacaagttcaacttcaacctactttccactcaaaccttaatccattcgggggctactgatgagggtacagacctggggtagggtcataggcctgacctatacgtcctacccaaggtctctaccctagaagataagaagtccaaaaGGCAACGAAGAACCCCCAGTCAAaagtgtcgagtgcaatccactcgaccaatcatatcactCGGGTATCCCTCCTACCTGTTGTCACCCGACCATAtgaggaatcactcgacctactgaaagccaggagtcactcagcactgcaacgatcggacattcactccgtagtctttaaggtcattaatagcacttattACTGGCGTTATCggtaacgcccctactttatgtacattaagccccttgtaatggaggatggctggggtcctggcgcactctatataagtcacTCCCTCCTCTggaacaagggttcgcacccccggtaacatcacacacatataatccagtcgaccgcctccgggcaccgagacgtagggctattacttcctccgcgaagggcctgaactcgtaactcctgtgtgtacaccttcaccatagctgaggtcttgcctctccatacctacccccctttctactgtcagtcttagaaccacgacaacattCTCTAAAACGACCACGGTGCGGGGCATTCGCTTGTAGCCGACTATGAGGAGTTGTGGCTGGTCAGAGGTGTGGACCTGGCGAGGTGACACAAAATCATGGCATGGCATGCAAAACAATTGGGGTGGGGGAGAGGGGGTGCGAATTCTTTGCCGGCTCAAAATTGCGATAAGGCAGACAAATTTCGGAGTTGACAAGAAGGGAGGGGGCTAAGAGTGGTCATGATGTTCTAAGGAAGCTTTCTATTGTTGTCTGCCTAACGGGCTAAATGATGTCTATTTGACTAATTTCACTTTTTGATGGATCTCAAAGAAATTGACGGCACAGATAGACCAGGGACGTCCAATTGCGAGAAGATGCTTCTTCGACACCGAAATATTTAACTTTCGGTCAAAATGTCTTAGCAATTTCCGTGTAGACACAAGAACTTAAAcatgttttaaaaaaatcaaatatttcaTCAAATTCAAATGAATGTTTCTGTCCTTCGGCCCAAAGACAAACTGAAATGCGGCTGTGGCTGAAATATTTCTCAGACTGAAAGTTAAAACAATGAACCTGACCACACTCTCCTCATACTGCCCAATAAAGGTGTTGCATGGCTCCATGCATGCTACAGCTCACACTTCTCTGCTTAAGCATAGCATGCATGTCCCAGGCTACGACCAATACGTGTTTTATTTTTTAGATTGAAAACAACACGCTATAACTTGGACGCAGTAAAGTAGTAGTACATGGTCGTTAGATTTCATCAATCCTAGTCTCTATTTGTACTAGCTAGAGTGGGCAATTCTTCCATTGATCACACTTCAGCTATTCAGCACAGATGCATGCATGCAGCAGTCTTTGGAGACCTAGTTGTTCGACTAGAGTGGACGACATGTCATGAGAGCCACCCCTCGTCCCATCCTCCCATCTCTCCTATCTCCATACTGCAAAAACCAAAACCAAAAATCAACATCCCTGATTATTAAACAATTTTTTGAACCTTAATTTGGGTACAACAACTTTGCATCAGTCTAGCTAGCTTACCATGGGAAGGAGACGTCTTCGCCGTAGTACACATCACCCAGATGCATCCCCGGGACGTCCACTGAGTCTGTCTGGTGCGCCGCCGCAGCGCCGTCGTCGAGGAGCGTGCTCCACCATGCCGACGTGGCCAGGTTCAGCGTGTCGCTCCACTCGATATCATGCCGCTCCCCAACCGAGTAGATCGCCGCCATCTCCTCCTCATCCAGCACACGGTGTAGCGACGGTGAAGTGTTCTCGGCGGTGGCGGACGCCACGTCCTGGCTCGCCATCGTCGTCGCCGGCGGAGAGGAGTAGACCGAGTAGGAGGATGCAGGCGAGGGTTGTTGGAGCAACGGAGGAGGATCAAAGGAATCAGCGTTGTTCTTGGCATCTTCGCCAGCAACGCCCCCGACGAAGCCATGGAAGCTCAGGTTAAGCCCAAGTGGCTGCGTAGGCAGCGGCAGCAAGTGATCTAGAGCATCAACCATGGGAACCATGGGTGCAGCTGGTGGTGTGTGGTAAGGCAGGAGTGGGTATGAATAAAATGAGCAACTACTGTTGTTTGCTGTGGAGTGTGCAAATGGGTAATCTGAGAAGGAACCATATGAGCTCATGCTGGGTGcactacaagctagcctatgatcTTGCACTACCTGGACCTCCTGCTGATGTTGAAATTCTTGCACCAGTTGTTGATGTTGCTGCTGCTCCTTGGCTTCCCTCATGGAGGCTCTGTGGATCTTGAGAGCCGTGACGATCTCTCGCCTGGCCTCGGCCATGTTGAGTAGCCTCTCCTGGTATGGCCTGCTTGTGTGCAGCCTCCTCCTCACCTGCTTCTTGTGTGGCTGCTGCTGTTGTAGAGATGGTGGTGTGGTTTGGGGCGCTTGTTGCTCTTCTTGCTGCGGCTTGGTGCCCATGGTGATGTGATGGTCTTTGGGTCTCGTTGTGGAGGAGGAGCTAAGATGTTTCACAAGGCTCCTAATGTAAGCCCCGGAGAGGTGTGGCTCTTCTTGCTTTCTGTTGTTGGTCTTTGAGGAGGAGCAAGTAGGAGCTAGCCGCTGGTTCCTCATCTCTTTGCTTCTCTCTTTCTAGCTTGGTGAGATAGATTCTCTTTCTTGCTAAGGGAACATGAGGCGTATGGGAGGGTAGGGAGAGGGTAATGGGGATGATATATATAGGGTGGTACAAGAAAAGTCATGTGTAGTTTGTTAGGATGCCATGTTATCCTCTTGGCAATGCATGTCATATGGTCTTAAGATAGTAGGTAGGTTGGCAGATAGTGTAGCTAGAACTAGCAGCACACCACTGTGGGTCATCGTTTTGGTACTTGAAGAACATTGACTCATACCCATGTCTAGAGAAAGTCTCCCCCACATCTCAGGGATATATAAGGACAACGCTGTTTAATAACATTACAACAACAAAAAGGTTCTGCCTGTATACAATTTGACTGAGATTTTCTTATATCAAAGTACATGGTGCCAATAATTTGATCTAATATTAATTATCCCACCCTTGTGCAAATATCAACAACAAAATAGCGTGTTATCTCGCGGAAAcccttttggagctcggcctccaatgaggcctccaaattcaaatttgaaatttcatcgaaattcatatttttacatttcaaaaaattatgaaaaaaatacagatgtacatgaaggcataacacacatgtgtgtaaattttcagttcAAAATATATCAAAATGAGGCTGCTCtaggccatgaatttgtcttttttatttgtataggtcgcaactcaaggtatttcattatgaatttttacacacatgtgtgttacaTCCTTACATACACGTATATTTTTTTTAAGAATTTTTTGAACTATAAAAgtttgaactttttttcaaaaataaaggccCCCATGGAGCCCGGTCTCCAAAACGCCTTTCTCGTTATCTTGATGTTATAGCGTGTCTGGAAGAGTCATATTACGTTTTAGCTAATTTTGCTCGCTGCTGATATTCATGTTATAGCGTGCTATTCCGATGCTAAACAAAATAACGTTGTAGCATTTTTGCATGTACTACACAGCAGCCCATCAGGCATCGCCACATCGGCCCAActcactctcactctctctctcttccgGACGCAAGGCATACAAGGGCCCATACAACAATATGCATACAGCCTAACTTAGCCAACTCATCACCAGTTTCCCACCAGCTGCTGACcgagggcggcggcgatggcgttcgTGACTTGTGAGCGAAGACGGCAGTGGCGGTTCTTGGACAGCAGCAGCTTCTCATTATCCCATCTCCAAGTGGCAACATCCGCCACATCTCCAATTAGGAGTGTTCCATTTCCTTGCAAATTAGGAGTATAAAATGCCGCGTGTTAGAATTAATCCAAGGAATGCAGTCGATCCAGTGAGGAACAAGCAATCCTAGCACGATAATGAcactgagatttgttaacgagattcGGAGAACTAGCCTACTCCCCGGGACAATGACTATAGGCGGTCCTCCCTGAGATACTACAACACCGTCCGCCCAGGGCATTGGTACACGCCGCCCCCCGCGTGCCTGTTGCTGTCTAGCCATCATAGTTTACAACGTGGGTGTTACGTTATCGCCTAGATCTTATACGTTTCTCTATTTAACTAGGAGTGTTCTCTTTCCTTACAAATTAGGAGTGTAACCTGAGCCTAGCTCTCACATGCTTCTCTATTTAATTAGGAGTGTTTCCTTTCCTTGCAAATTTTGGAAGGCCTAAATTCTATGATatatttgacatttttatgcaAAGCGCTATTTTCAGATATAGCATGTTATAATTTGCATAACATTTGAAGAAGGGTGGCGCTAAATCTTGTAGTGCGCTATTTCTTTCATTGGCAAATATTGGTGTGGAGACATCAATGGCTCAAACGGAGACTTAGACATAAGAAAATCTCATACACCTGAAATGTAGCAAAACGGCAACAAAAATTGAACACGCAACAAAATTGATTAGGAATTgcttgattttttttccttttgtagaTTTTCACGGTGTATCCTTCATTTTCAACCTTCCGAATGCGCATTGTTTCTCTTATTCCTCCATGTGATTTCCTCCCGCTGCAACCCAACACCCACGCCCCATCCCTCCTTCGCCTCCGGCGAGGTCATGTTAGAGTCATCGCGATGCCATGACAGGACATGGCATCCCCACACTGATCTTGGGCTTTGTCGAATCGCATTGTCCCCGTCTCTCGAGAGGTCCTGGCTTGGCTTGGCTGGGGACGCTGCAGACGGTTGCTTCGCCTGGTTTTCAGTCAATTGATAATTAGCAAAtgtatttttttcattatgttcataattttgtgcaaattgtgtTAGGACTATGGGAAAAGGAAATATCCGTCAACAGGAGAACATGTGTGTCCGTAGTACTCcccccgtcccaaaataagtgtctcaactttatactaactttagtataaagttgtactaaggttgagacacttattttgggacggagggagtatatggcaagcaaGTACAATACATGCATCTGCAAGTACGTGGACGCAAAGCAAGCACAAATACATACATGTATCAGGTTCAAATATGGCCAACTCCTTTGTTCTACTTTACACAACTGACTCGGTAAAGCGATAAGATTCATCAATGAACCACATGAAGATAAGTAGGTGGTCTAGGAATAGATGTGCATTATTTCTTCGACACTTTCATGGACCGGTTGACATTGACAGAGAACACGAACAATGGCTATACAGACATGAACAGTGGTCTACATCGTCGAGCCGTAAGTGTAGTCCCTCC comes from Triticum aestivum cultivar Chinese Spring chromosome 5B, IWGSC CS RefSeq v2.1, whole genome shotgun sequence and encodes:
- the LOC123117639 gene encoding uncharacterized protein, with protein sequence MRNQRLAPTCSSSKTNNRKQEEPHLSGAYIRSLVKHLSSSSTTRPKDHHITMGTKPQQEEQQAPQTTPPSLQQQQPHKKQVRRRLHTSRPYQERLLNMAEARREIVTALKIHRASMREAKEQQQHQQLVQEFQHQQEVQVVQDHRLACSAPSMSSYGSFSDYPFAHSTANNSSCSFYSYPLLPYHTPPAAPMVPMVDALDHLLPLPTQPLGLNLSFHGFVGGVAGEDAKNNADSFDPPPLLQQPSPASSYSVYSSPPATTMASQDVASATAENTSPSLHRVLDEEEMAAIYSVGERHDIEWSDTLNLATSAWWSTLLDDGAAAAHQTDSVDVPGMHLGDVYYGEDVSFPCMEIGEMGGWDEGWLS